In one window of Chryseobacterium sp. JV274 DNA:
- a CDS encoding thioredoxin domain-containing protein, translating to MIFDKLINHLKLDKQEFIFQFNSHPNYPSALAFSDTLNFMGVKNDAYELDKEYWDELPEEFIAIVENSFSLVKKSGSNYSVYSEKAKTFGKEELYTKSTDFVLLFEKTENAENKLAFNFKPVLYLIFAAVLAYSFISQTIYEALFNLLSLAGVYISLEIFNQKFGNTSTVIGSICGGGAAASQTVNSCDKIIKQDKTSILGLKFADFSLIYFAGLTVLGLFLPATAYIVKGFTFVSILAIGYSLYIQAFVEKTFCRVCLLIISILAAQIVVSSLFFENMSFSVGTLLLTVILWALVFSAVIYFNTLLEQKEALQKSNAKNLRFKRNYELFKNQMEQNPKIEFQNTETFAVGKRDAKLRISIVSNPYCGFCKDAHKLAEGLLEKYPDTISLQMRFNYSPERAPEKYTQLISDLTHIYHNKPEKEFLHAVEEWFETKDESKINALSGGNVTSENLNPLVEMSTENSNAGLNFTPIFIINGYQFPDKYDREDILFFIDELIEDDEI from the coding sequence ATGATTTTTGACAAACTAATTAACCACCTAAAACTCGATAAACAGGAATTCATTTTCCAGTTCAATTCACATCCCAATTATCCATCTGCATTGGCTTTCAGTGACACGCTTAACTTTATGGGGGTGAAAAATGATGCTTATGAACTAGACAAAGAATATTGGGACGAACTTCCGGAAGAATTTATTGCTATTGTTGAAAATTCATTTTCTCTTGTAAAAAAGTCAGGAAGCAATTATTCAGTATACTCAGAAAAAGCAAAAACCTTCGGTAAAGAAGAACTTTATACCAAATCAACTGATTTTGTACTGTTATTTGAAAAGACCGAAAATGCAGAAAATAAACTGGCCTTCAATTTCAAGCCGGTACTTTATTTAATTTTTGCAGCTGTTCTCGCTTATTCATTTATAAGCCAAACCATTTATGAAGCCTTATTCAATCTTCTCTCTCTGGCTGGAGTATATATTTCACTTGAAATCTTCAATCAGAAATTCGGGAATACATCTACCGTAATCGGAAGTATATGTGGTGGAGGTGCTGCTGCCAGCCAGACAGTCAACTCATGTGATAAAATTATTAAGCAGGATAAGACCAGTATTTTAGGGTTAAAATTTGCAGACTTTTCCCTGATCTATTTTGCAGGACTTACCGTGCTGGGATTATTTTTACCGGCTACAGCTTATATTGTAAAAGGATTCACCTTTGTTTCTATCCTTGCAATAGGGTATTCTCTATACATTCAGGCTTTTGTAGAAAAAACGTTTTGTAGAGTATGTCTTTTGATTATTTCAATACTTGCAGCACAAATAGTAGTAAGCAGTTTATTTTTCGAGAATATGTCTTTCAGTGTGGGAACACTTTTATTGACGGTCATTTTATGGGCTCTGGTATTCTCTGCCGTTATTTATTTCAATACTCTTCTTGAACAAAAAGAAGCGCTACAAAAATCTAATGCGAAAAACCTTAGATTCAAAAGAAATTATGAGCTGTTCAAAAACCAGATGGAGCAGAATCCAAAAATCGAATTCCAGAATACCGAAACTTTTGCTGTCGGAAAAAGAGATGCGAAACTTCGTATTTCTATTGTATCCAATCCATATTGCGGTTTCTGTAAGGATGCTCATAAATTGGCAGAAGGCCTTTTGGAAAAATACCCTGATACGATCTCTTTACAGATGAGATTCAATTACAGTCCCGAAAGAGCTCCTGAAAAATACACACAGCTTATTTCAGACTTAACTCATATCTACCATAACAAGCCTGAAAAAGAGTTCCTACATGCTGTAGAAGAATGGTTTGAAACTAAGGACGAAAGTAAAATCAATGCTCTTTCCGGAGGAAATGTAACATCGGAAAACCTGAATCCACTAGTAGAGATGTCTACCGAAAACAGTAACGCAGGATTAAACTTCACCCCGATTTTTATCATCAACGGATATCAATTCCCTGACAAGTATGATCGTGAAGATATTTTATTCTTTATTGATGAATTAATAGAAGATGATGAGATTTAG
- a CDS encoding peptidase domain-containing ABC transporter, translating into MKKKFPFYKQPDTKDCGPTCLRIVSKYYGKSISLQQIRSLSETTREGSSLLGLSDAAENLGFRSMGVQIDFNTLTEEVSFPCIAHWNKNHFVVVYKIDKNNKVYISDPSYGLITYTREEFIKSWIGENANENTEEGIVLILETTPAFFQTEFDAEESKASFTFLSKYLLKYKRLVIQLAIGLLGGSLLSLIFPFLTQSIVDVGIQNQDINFIYVVLLAQIMLFLGRMGIETIRSWILLHLSARINISIISDFFIKLMRLPISFFDTRMTGDIMQRINDHHRIEQLLTSSSLNTLFSLVNLIIFSIVLLFYDYRLFIVYLVGAILYIGWISFFLKKRKELDYKRFSQVSQEQSKVIELINGMQEIKMHNAEKQKRWDWEFLQVKLFKIRIKSLSLEQWQSVGGNFINQMKDILVSFLSAKLVLSGNLTLGMMLSVQYIIGQLNSPLLQLIDFIKQTQDAKISLERLGEIHDKDDEEDKNEQYVTDVPKKDIEIKDMSFRYIGSDVPVFENLSLTIPYQQTTAIVGASGSGKTTLLKLLMKFYDPDQGEIRIGSTNMKNISPRYWRDHCGVVMQEGYVFNDTIANNIAVGEDHIDKQKLRRAVEIANIKEFIESLPLSYNTKIGNEGVGVSGGQKQRLFIARAVYKSPEYILFDEATSALDANNEKVIMENLEQFFKGKTAVVIAHRLSTVRHADKIIVLDQGKVVEEGSHADLVDLRGEYYRLVRNQLELGS; encoded by the coding sequence TTGAAAAAAAAGTTTCCTTTTTATAAGCAACCAGATACCAAAGACTGCGGTCCTACATGTCTCAGGATCGTAAGTAAGTATTATGGTAAAAGTATATCTCTGCAGCAGATTCGCAGCCTTTCCGAAACAACACGTGAAGGAAGCAGCCTTCTTGGGCTAAGCGATGCGGCAGAAAACCTCGGATTCCGGTCTATGGGAGTCCAGATAGATTTCAATACCCTTACAGAAGAGGTTTCTTTTCCTTGTATAGCACACTGGAATAAAAACCATTTTGTGGTTGTATACAAGATTGACAAAAATAATAAAGTATATATTTCAGATCCCAGTTATGGACTTATTACGTATACAAGAGAAGAGTTTATCAAATCCTGGATCGGAGAAAATGCAAACGAAAATACAGAAGAAGGAATTGTTCTGATTCTTGAAACAACACCAGCATTTTTTCAGACAGAATTTGATGCTGAAGAAAGTAAAGCTAGCTTTACGTTTCTTTCCAAGTATCTCCTTAAATATAAAAGACTTGTAATCCAGCTGGCCATAGGGCTTCTGGGAGGAAGTTTATTATCCCTGATATTCCCGTTTCTTACCCAAAGTATTGTAGACGTTGGAATCCAGAACCAGGATATTAATTTTATCTATGTCGTTTTACTTGCACAGATTATGCTATTTCTTGGAAGAATGGGAATTGAAACCATACGAAGCTGGATTCTTCTCCATCTTTCGGCGAGAATTAATATTTCCATCATCTCCGATTTCTTTATCAAGCTTATGAGACTTCCAATAAGTTTCTTTGATACGAGAATGACCGGAGATATCATGCAGCGAATAAATGACCACCACAGAATCGAGCAGCTGCTTACAAGTTCATCGTTAAACACTCTCTTCTCACTGGTAAACCTTATCATCTTCAGTATTGTTTTACTGTTTTATGATTACAGATTATTCATTGTTTACCTTGTTGGAGCGATATTGTATATTGGCTGGATCAGTTTCTTCCTGAAAAAGAGAAAGGAACTTGATTACAAAAGGTTCTCTCAGGTCTCTCAGGAACAAAGTAAAGTGATTGAGCTTATCAACGGTATGCAGGAGATTAAAATGCATAATGCAGAAAAACAGAAACGATGGGACTGGGAATTTCTTCAGGTAAAACTGTTTAAAATCAGAATAAAATCACTTTCATTAGAACAATGGCAGTCTGTTGGAGGAAATTTTATCAACCAGATGAAAGATATACTGGTAAGTTTCCTTTCTGCAAAGCTGGTTTTGAGCGGAAATCTTACTTTAGGGATGATGCTTTCTGTACAATATATTATCGGACAGTTGAACAGCCCTCTTCTTCAGCTTATCGACTTTATCAAGCAGACTCAGGATGCTAAGATTTCCCTTGAAAGATTAGGGGAAATTCATGATAAAGATGATGAGGAGGATAAAAATGAGCAGTATGTTACAGATGTTCCAAAGAAAGACATCGAGATCAAAGATATGTCATTCCGTTATATTGGTTCTGATGTTCCGGTTTTTGAAAATTTAAGTCTTACGATCCCTTATCAGCAGACTACAGCTATTGTGGGAGCCAGTGGAAGTGGAAAAACAACCCTGTTGAAGCTGTTAATGAAGTTTTATGATCCTGACCAGGGTGAAATCAGAATCGGAAGCACCAATATGAAGAATATCTCCCCAAGATACTGGAGAGATCATTGCGGAGTGGTAATGCAGGAAGGCTATGTATTCAACGATACTATTGCCAATAACATTGCTGTAGGTGAAGATCATATTGACAAACAAAAACTGAGACGTGCTGTAGAAATAGCCAATATCAAGGAATTCATTGAAAGCCTTCCGTTAAGTTACAATACGAAAATAGGAAATGAAGGTGTTGGGGTCAGCGGCGGTCAGAAACAGAGACTCTTCATTGCAAGAGCTGTTTACAAATCTCCTGAATATATCTTGTTTGATGAAGCAACATCAGCATTGGATGCCAATAATGAGAAAGTAATTATGGAAAACCTTGAGCAGTTTTTCAAAGGGAAAACAGCAGTGGTTATTGCCCACAGACTTTCCACGGTAAGACATGCGGATAAAATCATTGTACTGGATCAGGGGAAAGTTGTGGAAGAAGGCAGCCATGCAGATCTTGTAGATTTGAGGGGAGAATATTACAGACTTGTAAGAAACCAGCTTGAATTAGGAAGCTAG
- a CDS encoding DUF3810 domain-containing protein — protein MISFFESFFELQKGTHQALFSWIPFSTGDLIYIILGAFLLYYCIMLFRKQRRHDSMLRTLIIINIFYFIYQIFWGMLYFQTPIIKKLSSQKEPDVEKAKKLALSYLEKCKLTRQSVREDSKGVFIITNLNSIQQEILHQQAKLPSYISNKRATQILDIKPSLFKNIMSFTGILGYYNPFTAEAQYNAELPSTFIPFTTAHESSHQLGFAREQEANFVGYLIGIHSSNPELRYSTEFFTLKSLLRFIVEEDPEFVKNVLHQYSSAMKRDRMYEKNFVLSHQGWLDDFFGYANNLFLKSNQQEGSVTYSYFIDLLLNYEK, from the coding sequence ATGATCTCGTTTTTTGAAAGCTTTTTTGAACTTCAAAAAGGAACCCATCAGGCATTGTTCAGCTGGATTCCATTTTCTACAGGAGACCTTATTTATATCATATTAGGTGCTTTCCTTTTGTATTATTGCATCATGCTATTCAGAAAGCAGCGAAGACATGATTCTATGCTCAGAACTCTGATCATCATCAATATTTTTTATTTTATCTATCAGATCTTTTGGGGAATGCTGTATTTCCAGACTCCTATCATCAAGAAGCTTTCAAGCCAGAAAGAACCTGATGTGGAAAAGGCTAAAAAACTGGCTCTCTCTTACCTTGAAAAATGTAAACTGACCAGGCAATCTGTCCGGGAAGACAGCAAAGGAGTATTTATCATTACAAACCTTAATTCTATACAACAGGAAATTCTGCATCAACAGGCAAAATTACCTTCTTATATTTCAAATAAAAGGGCGACTCAGATTTTGGATATTAAACCCAGTTTATTCAAAAATATAATGAGTTTTACAGGTATTTTGGGATATTACAATCCCTTTACTGCTGAAGCTCAATATAACGCTGAATTACCTTCCACATTTATTCCCTTCACAACGGCGCATGAAAGTTCCCATCAGCTGGGTTTTGCCAGAGAACAGGAGGCTAATTTTGTGGGGTATTTAATAGGTATTCATTCCAGTAATCCTGAGTTGAGATACAGCACTGAGTTTTTCACTTTAAAAAGCCTTTTAAGGTTCATTGTGGAGGAAGATCCGGAGTTCGTCAAGAATGTTCTACATCAATATTCTTCTGCAATGAAAAGAGACCGTATGTATGAGAAGAATTTTGTACTCAGTCATCAGGGCTGGCTGGATGATTTTTTTGGATACGCCAATAATCTCTTCCTGAAAAGCAATCAGCAGGAAGGTTCTGTCACCTATTCTTACTTTATAGATCTTCTCTTAAACTATGAAAAATAA